A stretch of the uncultured Desulfobacter sp. genome encodes the following:
- a CDS encoding methyltransferase domain-containing protein: MDKKRSFDEFADAYDAWFFDNMNLLNSEVNLVAYFMKDAGDCFSVGCGSGLFESILKRDFNISIQYGLEPSDGMAEIARKRGIRVDVTTAEDADLGEEQYDTILFNGTPSYINDLQSVFHKAYTALRKKGKIVVIDVPKESSYATMYNLAKSLETWEHPLLEGVHPRDPYPIEFVKVANWRTTAEKVEMLKTAGFQDFDYAQTLTKHPLYSNNMEEQPIPGFDCGDYVAICAFKK; this comes from the coding sequence ATGGATAAAAAAAGAAGTTTTGACGAATTTGCAGACGCATATGATGCGTGGTTTTTTGACAATATGAATCTGTTAAATTCAGAGGTGAATCTGGTTGCTTATTTTATGAAAGATGCGGGGGATTGTTTTTCTGTAGGGTGCGGAAGCGGCCTTTTTGAATCAATCCTGAAAAGAGATTTTAACATTTCCATTCAGTACGGCCTTGAACCATCAGACGGGATGGCTGAGATTGCCCGTAAACGCGGGATACGTGTTGATGTAACCACAGCGGAAGATGCCGATCTGGGCGAAGAACAATACGATACGATCCTATTCAACGGCACGCCAAGCTATATCAATGACCTGCAGTCTGTGTTTCATAAAGCCTATACTGCGTTGAGAAAAAAAGGTAAAATTGTGGTGATTGATGTGCCTAAGGAAAGTTCATACGCAACCATGTATAACTTGGCAAAAAGTCTTGAAACATGGGAACATCCACTGTTGGAAGGCGTTCACCCAAGGGATCCGTATCCCATTGAGTTTGTAAAGGTTGCCAACTGGCGTACAACTGCTGAGAAAGTCGAGATGCTTAAAACAGCAGGGTTTCAAGACTTTGATTATGCACAAACGCTCACGAAACATCCGCTATACTCAAACAATATGGAAGAACAACCCATTCCTGGGTTTGACTGCGGTGATTATGTTGCCATTTGTGCCTTTAAAAAATAA